Proteins encoded within one genomic window of Arachis ipaensis cultivar K30076 chromosome B08, Araip1.1, whole genome shotgun sequence:
- the LOC110265446 gene encoding uncharacterized protein LOC110265446, producing MASMASQSSRASRFRSDAKELLCGHGEMPILRTSSMKDNPGRRFWGCVYYEVQDGCDFFRWADPEPGGVQQEVEFARNRRKITKLKARLKELETKLWVVAALCFAGWVGFLFLFLQNRYNLKHPNGMHLGYR from the exons ATGGCGTCCATGGCTTCCCAGAGCTCAAGAGCCTCACGTTTTCGTTCAGATGCAAAGGAGTTGCTCTGTGGCCATGGTGAGATGCCGATTTTGCGAACATCATCGATGAAGGATAACCCTGGACGAAGATTTTGGGGTTGTGTATACTATGAG GTTCAGGATGGGTGTGATTTCTTCAGATGGGCAGATCCGGAACCTGGAGGTGTTCAGCAAGAGGTTGAATTTGCAAGAAATAGGAGGAAGATAACGAAATTAAAGGCAAGATTGAAGGAGTTGGAGACCAAGCTTTGGGTTGTGGCTGCTCTATGTTTTGCTGGGTGGGTGGGCTTTTTGTTCTTATTCCTGCAGAATCGTTACAACTTGAAGCACCCGAATGGAATGCATTTAGGTTATAGATGA